The following DNA comes from Peromyscus leucopus breed LL Stock chromosome 2, UCI_PerLeu_2.1, whole genome shotgun sequence.
TGTGGCCCCAGGTCATTTGACAAGGACTAGGAAGAGAAGATCCCTGACCGTGGGCTCAGTCTTAGGTGATTGAGAAGTAGGTAGCAGCGATGGGAACTGGAAAGAGTGAGcaagaggaagacagaaggggGACACACGGGGATTTCTCAAGAAGGTGGAGGTTTGAGTGGAGACAGTGGGGGGGTGTGCTTGAGAATGTGGGAGACACAGGATGAGACATCTTAGTGGCTGGGGAGCTGCCTACAGGATTCATCTCAGTCACCTCTGGAAGCCTTGGCTGATCAGATCATAGTTGGTCTCCACCTGGCTAATGTTTTAGGATATGAAATCTCTGGAATGTGAGGATATTAGGGGAACGGTTAGGTCATAGGGTGAGCTCACAATATGCTGGACCCAACAGCAACTCCTAGAGTGAGCTTCTAGATCCCCAGGGGAATTGTGCCCTGGTCTGGACTTGGCAGCTGTCTTGGTCTCAGCCGTGTAGGGCCATCTGGTTCTGTTGAGAGTGCCCGGGCTGGCAGTCACAGCTATGAGCTGAGGAGGGTGGACAGCCACCCTTGTCTCCTAGAGTCAGAAGCTCAGGAGGTGGCATTGTCCCAACACCAATCCCTATGTTCCAAGTTAGCAGCTCCTGGAGAAACGAGGCTGACCGAACCAAAGCTTCCTACTAATTCCTGTTGGCTTTCCTGCCACCAGGGTCAGCTCAAACCAATGACCTGTAGGAGAGTTCAAAGGACCAGTACTGTGTATCTAAGTGGGACCCCTCTGTGGCAGCATTTATGATCCCCTCTTCCAAATCTGGCAAGCTCTAGGTCCCTGGGTGCATGCCCAGCTTAGTTCAGTTagttcagccccccccccctgcttccCTTCCCTGCTCCATCCATCCTAGGTGCCAAATCCTTGCTTCTAGCTCTGCTTCCAGGGAACTTGACCTAAGACAGGCGACTCTCTGACCTTGTCCCCAATCGAGCGTAGAGACTATCCAGTGGGCTTGGAGGTTTTCCCCTACACCTTGAACCAAGATGTTTAAACCAGGTTTAGCTAACCACAAGAAGCCAACAAAGGTAAAAACACTTTGCTGGTTTCCCAGGTTAGGTGTGGCAGAAGGTTCAGATAAACAAGACGCAGTTTCCCCCCAAGAGGCTCACAGCCCATTTACTCatttaacaaacatttattgaagaCTGCAAGGAGCTGGTGACTCAGCATTCCTGTCCTGAAAGGGCTCACAGGCTGATGGGTATCATTCACGGGTATCAGAGATTCCAACccagggagaggggcaggagagaggccTGAGCTTTTCTGGCATACAAAGTGGTGGGTGAAGGCTGTCCTTGAGGGTTGAGGGCATTGGTAGAGGGGGCAGGAGGGCATTCCAAGCAGAGGGATCAGTATGGCAAAGGTTGGAGGCACAACCACAGCCTCCTGAATGCCTAGGTGTTGTTATCAGTAAGTGGtaaggctgagggaggaagtgGTGGAGGAATAGGGAGGTCAGTAGAGCCAGCTTGGGGGCAATGAGTTTGGGGGTGGGTGTgctgaaagaaatattaaagatgaagaaatggcATGGCCACATTCGTGGACTGAGTAATCATTCCACCCAGGTGTGGAGGGTAGATCTGAGAGGCCCTGTGGGAGATTGATGGCAGGCTATGGGGTGACAGAGGAGGTAACTTAGGAGGCCCTCGGAGGTTGGAATCAGTGCTCTGTGGTGCTGTGCCAGGATGTGGGCTGCGAGGAGCTGATGTGTGGGGAGAGAGGTTGAGTGAGGGTCATAGGCCAGCTTCTGGTTTGGACAGCTAGATAATGGCAGTGCCCTTCATAAATggagcaggatctctgtgaggagGGCAGCTCGTGGGGAGGAAGGCAAAGCCAGTTAGGGGTTGAGAGTTGTGCTATGTAAGTATTTTCCCTGAGAGTTTTCCAGGGGCAGCTGGTGGACTCAGAGACAGGTCCATGACAGAAAGATGTTTATGGGACTGTCAATCTGTGTGTGGTTATAGGGTAGAGGGAGGCTGAGGTAACTCAGAGAAGTTTCTTGGTGGAGGATTGATGGGCTGTGGCATGTCCTCTGGACCCTTGGAAGACTCCATCTTTCAATTACTTTCAACACCATTCTCCTACCTTCAATGGTACTCCCCACATGGGAGCTGCATTGGGCAGGGTTAGGGAGGTCGGGAGGTGGAAGGAGAACCACACACAATGTATGGACGGACTTATGCTCTCTGAGAACTAGACCAGGGTCTCCATAGCTCCCTGTCTTCCGGCCTTGGAGAGCTTGCTGAAAAGCTGTGAGGCCCCTGGTGTGGGCCCTGTCTTTGCTGTTCTTCTCCATGTCCTGGTgacgtgcatgcgtgcgtgcgtgcgtgcgtgcgtgtatgcgTGCGTGTGGTGTAAGAGGTTGGGGCTCAGATGATCATTTAGTGACTTAGTGTCCTCCAAGAGACCCATCTGAAACACCACCCCCAAACTTCTCCACCCAGCACGCACAACCTGTCTACAAAGCACCGGGAACATCGTATTTATTAAGGGGGTTGAGGTACTCTATTGGCAAATATAAAATCCCACCAGCCATCAAGTCCCTGGAGGCTCAGGATTTAGGGACTCAAGGGTGTTCCCCATCTTCTACTAGCCCTTGGATGAACTTCCGGAGCCCCCATAGCCACATTTCCCACCTGACCTGCTGCAGACAATAACACTGCCTTTGCCCATTTTCTTGGATGGCTTCTGTGAACAGGCAGTGACCGGGTAGGCCTACCTGCAGGTCATGGATACACACCTGTATCCACCGTGGCCATGCCGACCTTTGTTAGGACGGCAGTTTCATCTTGGGGGTGACCTCCTTGGGAGATCACATAGGGTGGGCATGTATCTGGTAGATGTTGCCTCCGAGAAGTTTTCCGACGCCGGGGACGGAAGACCTCCATGCATCTCTTGCCCACCAGGTAGGCGACCTCACTGAGGTTGAGTAGGATACAGATGGCTGCCGTGATCACCATGAAGTAGGTGAAGACCTTCTTCTCCGTGGGTCGGGAGATGTAGCAGTTCACGGTGTGGGGGCAGGGGTCCACAGAGCACGCGACCACTCGAGGCATGTCATAGTCCTTGTAGATGCAGTGGAAGATATAGAGGAAACCCGAGTCCACAGCAGCTTTGAAGATGAGACTCAGCAGGTATGTCCACCACAGGCCGCCCCGCTTCTTGCTCAGGTTGCTATACAGGGCCGGGGCGTTGGGCCCGTGTTTGCGACGGTGTTTGCGTTCCCGTTCTTCTCGGTAGGCCACGTGCATGACCACCAGCAGGGAGGGGCAGGTGACCAGGATGAGCTGCAGGGCCCAGAGACGCACATGGGACACGGGGAAGAACTCATCATAGCAGACGTTGGGGCAGCCGGGCTGCTGAGTGTTACAGATGAAGTCCTTCTGCTCGTCATCCCACACCTCCTCCGCCGCCACCACGTACACCAGCACTCGGAAGATGAAGACCACCGACAGCCAGATGCGGCCCAGTGCGGTGGAGTACTTGTTCACGCCGCTCAGGATTCCCTGGAGAAACCCCCAGTTCATGTTGGCTGTGTCCTCGGTGCTTCACGTggacgtgcgtgcgtgcgtgcgtgcgtgcgtgctaaCCTCTCAGGCTCCGGGAGTCACAAGGCCTGGGAGAACCCACAAAGGGGTGTCCTGATAGATGATGTCAaggccaggactgtttcacaacAACCACGGGGCCATTGTGTCTTTACTCGCAGTGACTCAGAGAAGGGACGGCCACAGTCCCCATCTCACAGGAAAGTGTGTTAAGACTGAGAGGTGACAGGTACCTGCCCAAGATCTCACAGCAGCAAGTAGCACAGATGGTCTTGAACCCTGGTCTCCAGACTCCAAAAGTCAGGGTCTCGGTCCTTCTACAAAGAAACAAGCACATGGGACATAagcaccacacatgcatgtgccagCCGGGCCTTTCATCCCACGTCTCAGCCGCAGTGGCCCAGAGACCTCTAGTATCAGATTATTTGCTCTTCCATCAGCTTTGGGGACTAGATGAGGGCAAGAAGGGGCAGGGTAGGGAGGCCTTTATTGGTGGTCAGATCCATCGAATTCTTCCTGGACCCAGCACTGGCAGGGCCCTGTGTTGGAAATGCCCAGCCTGGCTCTGTGGTCTCTATCTCAGAACAGTCTCCATTCTCATTCCCTTGAGACTCTGGGAACTTTCTGAGACATCCCTTCCCAAACGACACACGGGCTCTTCGGCAACCGCTGTGGCTTGGCACCGTTCCCACCCTGCCGTGTCAGAGTGGAGACGATTGTCgtacttatttattcatcttttttattGTCTTGAAACCTGGACCACGGTGGGTCCCTCTGGAATTCCAACCAtttcattggtgtgtgtgtgtgtgtgtgtgtgtgtgtgtgtaagagatggggaggaggcaggggctggGTCCTGGTAGGGTCTTTGCCCTGACATTGATCTTTCTTCCCAGGCACACCCCTCTTCTCTGACTGCCTAATTAGTGGCTGTCTGATAGTCACATCGTTCATTATTTTCATACAGGCATGTTCTGTGTACCCCAACTTTGCTGTTCCCCTGGCTGGAGTTCCTATGATGTTCCATCTCCAGCTCTCCTTGCACCGTCTCTGACTCAGCTCCTGGGTTCTACAGCCAGGTATCCCCAGGACACAGGCTGAGGCCCCCCCTGTCTTCCACTGCAGGGTACATCACATGCACTCCAGTGGCCCAGCCAAATGTCTCCCTTCCTTGGTTGACTGCTGGAGGCTGGAAGACAAACTGTACATCTGTCTCCTGGGACCCAGCTTCTTGTCAGCTTCATGCGCTCTCAATGGATGCTGGGTAAACCGAGCTGTAGCCTCCTTCTCCCCGGTCTCTTCTAGATTCTTCTCTGGCCTCCCTTTAGTACAGCACAGCCCACCATTTCCTCCCCTCTGTGGAGGATTCCTAGGGTTCTCTCAGGGACCCTGCCCTCCCCTGATCCCCTCTGAAGCTAGGTCCCCAGGCCTAGGTTCCCTAGGACCTTTCCCCCAGCTCTCCTCACCCTTCTTGGGTCCCCGTGGGTCCTCACTCTCCGGTGCCGGCTTGTCTGTCTGCCCGAGGGCCTCCTGGAGGCAGGTTTTGTTCCTCACTTCCCAGCAGGGTGGGGCTGTCTGAGCCAATGAGCCAAGAGAGAGTGCCAGGGTGGGTAGGCAGGCTGGGCAGAAGGACTTCCCTGGGCACAGTGCAGAGCTAACACCTGTGGCTCATCTCTCTGGCTCACGCCTTGCTCCTCCAGCCTGTCTGGGTTGGTAGGTATGTGGGTGGGACTAGAGcgatggaggcaggcaggaatctGGTGCCAAAATGTCCAGGTACAGGATGGGGCTAGTGCCACCGATCCTGTTCCTGACCCTTTCAGCTTGTTGCTTCCGTCCCCTGGTTCCCaactctctcttttgtcctgtCCTCAGGCATCTGGCCCGGAGGTCCTCGGCGGTTGGTTTCTAAGGAAAGGGACAGCCTTGATTCAGCCCAGGACTGTGTGCCGCTCTGCTGGGGCTCTATCTGGGGACGGGATCTTAGGCTGCTCTGTCTCGGAACCCACACAAGCCACCTGTCTTTTCTAGACCAGGGAACCCACTGCCCTGCTGGAGATGAGGAATGCAGGGCTGGTGACATGAAATGCTGCTGTTGGCTTGGGGCCAGGCACATGGCCTGTGTGTCCTAGGCCTCTGTTGGAAATGCCTCTGGAGAAGCTAGCGTGTGTCCCAGCAGGGGCTACAGAGGAGCGTTGGGCTTGTGTCTGGCGGGGACAGTGGAGGTTAATGTACACCCAGGGAGGGGTCCCTGCCTCATTTCACACAAGCATTTATTGAGTACTTCCTAATAGCGATGAGTCACATGTGTGTGACCTTTTTTGGCTGGCTAACCCTGGTACTGCCGGGAGCTTGTCAGTGCTCACAGTGACCCCCACAGGCTATGAATTAATAACTCACTTTGGAGAGGAGTTGAAGTCATCTAAGTTCTGAAGCAGCAGCCACACAGACTCCAGAATCTGGGTGGTTTCTGTGGCAACATGTGATTCTCCGTGTACCAAACCCCATCATCTCTGCAGACACCCACAGCCCAGACTCCCAGCCAGGGCAAAAGGCTAGCTTTGGAACTGTCCCCAGGAAAAAGCTAGAGACCCCTTTTCTTGAGGAGAGGATGACCCCTTGACTCCAGGAAGATCACAAAGGCCAAGACTAAAGGGCACCTTGAATCTGTGAACACatttatctttattaatttttcacCCTGGGCCACACATGGAAGGCATTTGCTCATCTGTGCCCCCACGAAACTCCTCCTCCGGGAAACCCTGTTAAGTGGcactcagtgtgtttatttaacagaaaaggaaattgaGGTACAGAACAGAGGGGTAATTCAGTGAAGGCCACTCAGCCGGGGCAAGTGGCCTAGAGCTGAGAGACAATTGGATCCCAAGCTGTGGGGGGGTCTCCCCTTTTGCCCGCCTCCAACTCCAGTTCAGCTCTTCCCTCACCGGATACATCTGCGAGAGAGACACCGGAACCTTCCGACTCATGCCCACCCTGCCAGTCCAGCCTGGGGACCCCTCACAGGATCGTTTTCTTCACATAGGCTCGGGGGCGGTCTGGTAAGAGAGGTGGGTGAGTGTCTGAGCCCAGAAAGATGAGGTCTCCTGCCAGAAGGTCCTTCTGTTTGCTGGAAGAGCTGACCCAGTTTGGGTCATGCTCTGGGTGTGCAGTGAGTGCCCGCCCCGATGCCATGCACTCAGAGCACCGCTTAATCACCAGGTAGGCCAGCTCCACAAGGTTAAGCAGGATGCAGATGACGGCCGTCACCagcatgaagacaatgaagaTGTTCTTCTCCGAGGGCTTAGAGATGAAGCAGTCCACTGTGTTGGGACACGGTGTTGCGTGGCACTTGACCATGGACGGGAGGGTATATCTGGGGTAGAACACGTGGAATACGTAGAGGAAGATGACGTcgatgctggccttgaacaacAGGCTGAAGGTGTATGTCCACCAGAGTCCACCCCGCTTCTTGCCAGGGTACAGGTAAAGGTGTCCCTTGCCAACCTCTTCTTGGTACCTCTTCTCTCGAGCCTTGCGATAGGCCACATGCATGACCACCAGCAGGGAGGGGCACGTGACCAGGATGAGCTGCAGGGCCCAGAGACGCACATGGGACACGGGGAAGAACTCATCATAGCAGACGTTGGTACAGCCCGGCTGCCTGGTGTTGCAGTCAAAATCCTTCTGGTCTTCGCCCCACACACGCTCAACCGTCACCAGGTACACCAGCACCCGGAAGACGAAGACCAGAGACAGCCAGATGCGACCAAAGGCTGTCGAGTACTTGTTGACCCCACTTAGGAGCCCCTCGAAGACGGTCCAGTTCATGGTGGACTCAAGGGCGGGCTGCTCCTGCAGGGGAAGGAGAATGGAATTTCCCACGTTACGGAACACTCGGTCTGAGCACTTCACAGAAATGTGTCATTACAGGACTAGGTACTCTAATCACCCCCGTTTTACAGCTGAGAGAAACTGAGGCGCAGAGGCGTTTATGAAGTTACGTGACTATTAAATGCAGAGCTGGCATGGAGGCATAGGTTATTAAGTCAGAGCAGGCCTGCTCATAAAAGCGGGTGGGTGCTGATGCCAGGAACCAGTCATCCTgagtccctgagccttgggctAGTCCCCCTCAGACTACCCGCTTTAAAAGGAACCTGTTCTCTGTCCTTTGCTGGCTTGGGGGATGGAACTGCAAATGTCCAGGCCATGAGGTGCTGCTTACCTGAAGGCGGGACAATTTAGATTAAAGAGGGGAACCACAGTGCTCTTTATACAAGAGGCCCCCCAGAAGAAGCAGGTGGGCCAATGTTTCCCAAACTATTGTTTCATGACACCCTCCCTGGTCCaaaggcaggcaacaggaatcATGAACACATGAATAATTCTGTGTTCAAGACAAAATAGCCGGGTTCAGCAAAATTAAGTAGGTCCCTTTGCTCAGCCATGCTAATAAATTCACTTTGTGACTCCCTCGAAGCGGGATGAAATAGGGCAGCACTGCCCAGACTCCTCTGACCACAGAGCCCCCTTTCATCCTGACACAGCTTTGATCATCTTGTTGGACAGCTTTGTCAAAACACCAGCGTGGAAAATGCTGTTCTGGTGGGTTCTGCTGGTGAACTTGGCATGAATGGCCAACAGAAGCCAATTCATCTTTTGAGCAAAGGGGTCCCTCCTTCTCCATCAGGGAGTCCTCTCTGCCTGATTCTTGGGGTATGATGGGGGTCCACTGAGGCCGAGACACTGTGGGCTCACTCTAGGAAGTTTTGATGAAAGTAGGGAGCCACACACTTTCATGTGCTGGCCTGGGTGGAAAGTCACCATCCACATGACCCTGAAAGGTCAGCTGCAAAGCGGGGTGTGGTCCCAGCCAACTCAGACCATGTTTATGCAGTAAGAGGTACTGCTCAAAGCACTTTGCAAAAAATACAGTATTGTTCCCTCATAGCAAGGGCTATGGCATTTTTCTCACCTAATGGAGGTCAGAGAGCTTAAGCAATCCCTTGGCAGCACATAGCTGGTAAGTAACAAAGTCGGGACTCAGACCTAGGCAGGCTGGCTCCCGAGCTCACTCTGCACCCGGTCCCGTTTTGAGTTGGGGTCCTTTCCTTGAGTTTCAGTGAACTGCTCGCTCTTCCAATGCATCTCCCTTCTCTACCTGGTGGGCTCTTGGGTGAGAGTGTCTGGGGGGGGGTCTCTGCTCCTCACCCCATCTGTCTATACCACTCACCCCTTGGCCACGTGGTGGCCTTGCTTTGAGTCACTGTCTCAGGTGGGTGGAGCTGGCAGCAGCGTCTGAGGAACACCCAGGGAGGCCTAGCCCTAATCCCGGGCTCTGCAGGCTCAGTC
Coding sequences within:
- the Gjb4 gene encoding gap junction beta-4 protein, which encodes MNWGFLQGILSGVNKYSTALGRIWLSVVFIFRVLVYVVAAEEVWDDEQKDFICNTQQPGCPNVCYDEFFPVSHVRLWALQLILVTCPSLLVVMHVAYREERERKHRRKHGPNAPALYSNLSKKRGGLWWTYLLSLIFKAAVDSGFLYIFHCIYKDYDMPRVVACSVDPCPHTVNCYISRPTEKKVFTYFMVITAAICILLNLSEVAYLVGKRCMEVFRPRRRKTSRRQHLPDTCPPYVISQGGHPQDETAVLTKVGMATVDTGVYP
- the Gjb5 gene encoding gap junction beta-5 protein, producing the protein MNWTVFEGLLSGVNKYSTAFGRIWLSLVFVFRVLVYLVTVERVWGEDQKDFDCNTRQPGCTNVCYDEFFPVSHVRLWALQLILVTCPSLLVVMHVAYRKAREKRYQEEVGKGHLYLYPGKKRGGLWWTYTFSLLFKASIDVIFLYVFHVFYPRYTLPSMVKCHATPCPNTVDCFISKPSEKNIFIVFMLVTAVICILLNLVELAYLVIKRCSECMASGRALTAHPEHDPNWVSSSSKQKDLLAGDLIFLGSDTHPPLLPDRPRAYVKKTIL